A region of Oceanispirochaeta sp. M1 DNA encodes the following proteins:
- the fliJ gene encoding flagellar export protein FliJ, with translation MKRFQFTLESILELRLEEEQEAEMILGRAMGEWNHLNEERMQRLAIREKNKVSPMAGGQDLLQNGLYMARINQEIHHFQKDMDSREEHLEELREKYRAARARREGLDKLKEKRKAEHNEIRKRVEAHSLDDLLNNMKTVH, from the coding sequence ATGAAACGATTTCAATTCACGCTTGAGTCTATCCTGGAACTCCGCCTTGAAGAGGAACAGGAAGCTGAGATGATTCTCGGCAGGGCCATGGGGGAATGGAATCATCTGAATGAAGAAAGAATGCAGCGGCTAGCAATCAGGGAGAAGAATAAAGTCTCTCCCATGGCGGGCGGTCAGGATCTTCTTCAGAATGGACTGTATATGGCCCGGATTAATCAGGAAATTCATCATTTTCAGAAAGATATGGATTCCCGGGAAGAGCATCTTGAAGAGCTCAGGGAAAAATACAGAGCCGCCCGCGCCCGTAGGGAAGGTCTTGATAAACTGAAAGAGAAACGGAAAGCAGAACACAATGAAATCAGGAAGAGGGTGGAAGCCCACAGTCTGGATGATTTGTTGAATAATATGAAAACGGTTCATTAA